From Tachysurus fulvidraco isolate hzauxx_2018 chromosome 10, HZAU_PFXX_2.0, whole genome shotgun sequence, one genomic window encodes:
- the gfra3 gene encoding GDNF family receptor alpha-3 isoform X2: protein MFRLGILLNLLFIRGSLSSVVPLFPGTLDCVQAVQECMAQAECEKLYRQLDYCMDEEAVSPLGLEARQACADAQNALLHHRPLQECKCQRGSRKEALCLRVYWTVRFPQGYDDIETSPYEDIELELVRNSEVTKLASIVAVSSFPVDGQNQCLKAAQDCGLFEKCGALRAEYVLACTKRAAGSDRCNRQKCHRALRRFLERVPEEYSFGVLFCSCTETLCGERRRKTIVPSCSYEEKDTQPNCLHLESYCLRDDLCRSRLADFQQNCQPSSYTPSGCLRESGAVCLKAYAGLIGTIMTPNYVSNSSMEVSQWCNCEGSGNQLQECLRILHMFNSNTCLRNAIENMGSASPRPVEGTLLPPPRPSPHIQHDELNVNLFEDLNSVEESEEEKNEPEDEIDPVDEFNVIPPFPEKATVTDLGSETGRVQGQASSLSASLYLLLLLLLLATLSWG, encoded by the exons GCTCATTGTCCTCGGTGGTGCCCCTATTCCCTGGCACACTGGACTGCGTGCAGGCTGTGCAGGAGTGTATGGCCCAAGCTGAGTGTGAAAAACTCTACAGACAGCTAGACTACTGCATGGACGAGGAAGCTGTGTCACCACTGGGTCTCGAAGCCCGACAGGCCTGCGCCGATGCCCAAAACGCCCTGCTGCACCATCGGCCCCTGCAGGAGTGCAAGTGCCAGCGTGGATCACGTAAAGAGGCTCTCTGTCTCCGAGTGTATTGGACCGTGCGCTTTCCACAGG GGTATGATGACATTGAGACATCCCCGTACGAGGACATCGAACTGGAGCTTGTGAGAAATAGCGAAGTAACAAAACTGGCCTCGATTGTGGCAG TGTCCTCGTTTCCAGTAGACGGACAGAACCAGTGTTTAAAGGCGGCTCAGGACTGTGGGCTGTTCGAGAAGTGTGGTGCTCTTCGCGCAGAATATGTGCTGGCGTGCACCAAGCGAGCAGCAGGCTCAGATCGCTGCAACAGACAGAAGTGCCACCGGGCGCTGCGCAGATTTCTAGAGCGTGTACCTGAAGAGTACAGCTTTGGTGTGCTTTTCTGCTCCTGCACTGAGACGTTGtgtggagagaggaggaggaaaaccATCGTCCCATCATGTTCATATGAGGAGAAAGACACACAACCAAACTGCCTGCACCTGGAGAGCTATTGCCTCCGTGATGACCTGTGCAG gtCTAGACTGGCTGATTTCCAGCAGAACTGCCAGCCCTCCTCTTACACCCCTTCAGGCTGTCTGCGTGAGAGCGGAGCGGTCTGCCTGAAGGCGTACGCCGGACTGATCG GTACGATCATGACACCAAACTACGTGAGTAACAGCAGTATGGAGGTGTCTCAGTGGTGTAACTGTGAAGGCAGTGGGAATCAGCTGCAGGAGTGCCTGCGGATCCTGCACATGTTCAACAGCAACACTTGCCTGC GTAATGCCATAGAGAACATGGGAAGTGCCAGTCCTCGACCTGTGGAGGGAACACTGCTCCCACCCCCTCGCCCCTCCCCCCACATTCAACATGACGAGCTAAACGTCAACTTGTTTGAAGACCTCAACTCG GTGGAGGAGAGTGAGGAAGAAAAGAACGAGCCTGAAGATGAGATAGATCCAGTGGACGAGTTCAACGTCATCCCTCCGTTCCCAGAGAAAGCGACCGTGACCGATTTGGGTTCGGAGACAGGCAGAGTTCAAGGCCAGGCCTCGTCCCTTTCAGCCTCcctttatcttcttcttcttctgctgctgctcGCTACCCTCAGCTGGGGGTAG
- the gfra3 gene encoding GDNF family receptor alpha-3 isoform X1: protein MFRLGILLNLLFIRDVGGLSHLDGSLSSVVPLFPGTLDCVQAVQECMAQAECEKLYRQLDYCMDEEAVSPLGLEARQACADAQNALLHHRPLQECKCQRGSRKEALCLRVYWTVRFPQGYDDIETSPYEDIELELVRNSEVTKLASIVAVSSFPVDGQNQCLKAAQDCGLFEKCGALRAEYVLACTKRAAGSDRCNRQKCHRALRRFLERVPEEYSFGVLFCSCTETLCGERRRKTIVPSCSYEEKDTQPNCLHLESYCLRDDLCRSRLADFQQNCQPSSYTPSGCLRESGAVCLKAYAGLIGTIMTPNYVSNSSMEVSQWCNCEGSGNQLQECLRILHMFNSNTCLRNAIENMGSASPRPVEGTLLPPPRPSPHIQHDELNVNLFEDLNSVEESEEEKNEPEDEIDPVDEFNVIPPFPEKATVTDLGSETGRVQGQASSLSASLYLLLLLLLLATLSWG from the exons GCTCATTGTCCTCGGTGGTGCCCCTATTCCCTGGCACACTGGACTGCGTGCAGGCTGTGCAGGAGTGTATGGCCCAAGCTGAGTGTGAAAAACTCTACAGACAGCTAGACTACTGCATGGACGAGGAAGCTGTGTCACCACTGGGTCTCGAAGCCCGACAGGCCTGCGCCGATGCCCAAAACGCCCTGCTGCACCATCGGCCCCTGCAGGAGTGCAAGTGCCAGCGTGGATCACGTAAAGAGGCTCTCTGTCTCCGAGTGTATTGGACCGTGCGCTTTCCACAGG GGTATGATGACATTGAGACATCCCCGTACGAGGACATCGAACTGGAGCTTGTGAGAAATAGCGAAGTAACAAAACTGGCCTCGATTGTGGCAG TGTCCTCGTTTCCAGTAGACGGACAGAACCAGTGTTTAAAGGCGGCTCAGGACTGTGGGCTGTTCGAGAAGTGTGGTGCTCTTCGCGCAGAATATGTGCTGGCGTGCACCAAGCGAGCAGCAGGCTCAGATCGCTGCAACAGACAGAAGTGCCACCGGGCGCTGCGCAGATTTCTAGAGCGTGTACCTGAAGAGTACAGCTTTGGTGTGCTTTTCTGCTCCTGCACTGAGACGTTGtgtggagagaggaggaggaaaaccATCGTCCCATCATGTTCATATGAGGAGAAAGACACACAACCAAACTGCCTGCACCTGGAGAGCTATTGCCTCCGTGATGACCTGTGCAG gtCTAGACTGGCTGATTTCCAGCAGAACTGCCAGCCCTCCTCTTACACCCCTTCAGGCTGTCTGCGTGAGAGCGGAGCGGTCTGCCTGAAGGCGTACGCCGGACTGATCG GTACGATCATGACACCAAACTACGTGAGTAACAGCAGTATGGAGGTGTCTCAGTGGTGTAACTGTGAAGGCAGTGGGAATCAGCTGCAGGAGTGCCTGCGGATCCTGCACATGTTCAACAGCAACACTTGCCTGC GTAATGCCATAGAGAACATGGGAAGTGCCAGTCCTCGACCTGTGGAGGGAACACTGCTCCCACCCCCTCGCCCCTCCCCCCACATTCAACATGACGAGCTAAACGTCAACTTGTTTGAAGACCTCAACTCG GTGGAGGAGAGTGAGGAAGAAAAGAACGAGCCTGAAGATGAGATAGATCCAGTGGACGAGTTCAACGTCATCCCTCCGTTCCCAGAGAAAGCGACCGTGACCGATTTGGGTTCGGAGACAGGCAGAGTTCAAGGCCAGGCCTCGTCCCTTTCAGCCTCcctttatcttcttcttcttctgctgctgctcGCTACCCTCAGCTGGGGGTAG